One stretch of Chryseobacterium sp. LJ668 DNA includes these proteins:
- a CDS encoding DUF4134 domain-containing protein: MQKLKIRLLTLCLLTGSFIQTFAQGNGTAGINEATQMVTSYFEPATQLIYAIGAVVGLIGGVKVYNKFSSGDPDTSKTAASWFGACIFLIVAATILRSFFL, translated from the coding sequence ATGCAAAAACTAAAAATCAGACTTCTGACATTATGTTTGCTAACAGGAAGTTTCATTCAGACCTTCGCACAAGGCAACGGCACTGCGGGAATCAACGAAGCCACCCAAATGGTGACCTCTTATTTCGAGCCTGCCACGCAACTCATCTACGCCATCGGAGCAGTCGTAGGACTCATTGGAGGCGTTAAGGTTTACAACAAATTCAGTAGTGGTGATCCGGATACCAGCAAGACTGCAGCCAGTTGGTTCGGAGCCTGTATTTTTCTGATCGTTGCAGCGACCATTCTCCGTTCATTCTTCCTTTAA
- the mobC gene encoding conjugal transfer protein MobC: MGEDDAKGLAKIMGFMRAISILLVLMHLYWFCHSFFLDRGWTLNLLNKILYNFDQKAGLFSNLLYSKIFALVLLGLSCLGTRGVKNEKIKWSKIYLAAGIGFFLFFLNFPLLKIVSKIGYFLYILCTGLGYVSLMVSGVWMTRLLRNNLMDDVFNNENESFMQETKLMQNEYSVNLPTKFYYKGKWNDGYINVVNPFRATIVLGTPGSGKSYAIVNNYIKQHIEKGFSMYIYDFKFDDLSTIAYNHLLKYTDKYEVKPQFYVINFDDPRKSHRCNPLNPDFMTDISDAYEAAYTIMLNLNRSWIQKQGDFFVESPIILLAAIIWFLKIYEDGKYCTFPHAIELLNKKYSDVFTILTSYPDLENYLSPFMDAWQGGAQDQLQGQIASAKIPLSRMISPQLYWVMTGDDFSLDINNPKEPKILCVGNNPDRQNIYSAALGLYNSRIVKLINKKGQLKSSVIIDELPTIYFRGLDNLIATARSNKVAVCLGFQDFSQLTRDYGVKESKVIQNTVGNIFSGQVVGETAKSLSERFGKVLQKRQSISINRNDTSTSISTQLDTLIPSSKISTLTQGVFVGAVSDNFDERIDQKMFHAEIVVDNELVAEETKNYQKIPEVLSFVDKDGNDQMKQVIDENYRRIKTDISTIINNELERIKNDPDLQHLIQ; encoded by the coding sequence ATGGGAGAAGATGATGCAAAAGGTTTGGCTAAAATAATGGGATTTATGAGAGCCATCAGTATTCTCTTAGTATTGATGCATCTCTACTGGTTTTGTCATAGTTTTTTTTTGGATCGTGGCTGGACTTTGAATCTGCTGAATAAGATACTGTACAATTTTGATCAAAAGGCAGGTTTGTTTTCGAATCTTTTATATTCCAAAATATTTGCTTTAGTATTATTGGGATTGAGTTGCTTAGGAACTAGAGGAGTGAAGAATGAAAAGATCAAATGGTCTAAAATCTATCTTGCTGCAGGGATTGGATTTTTCCTGTTTTTTCTAAATTTTCCTTTATTAAAGATCGTATCTAAGATTGGTTATTTTCTATATATCCTTTGCACAGGGTTAGGGTATGTTTCTCTAATGGTTTCCGGAGTTTGGATGACCCGATTACTACGAAATAATCTTATGGATGATGTTTTCAACAATGAGAATGAAAGCTTTATGCAGGAAACTAAACTGATGCAGAATGAATATTCTGTCAATCTTCCCACCAAGTTTTATTATAAGGGAAAATGGAACGATGGCTATATCAATGTTGTTAATCCCTTCAGAGCAACTATTGTTTTAGGAACCCCAGGCTCAGGTAAATCTTATGCGATTGTCAATAATTATATCAAGCAGCATATTGAAAAAGGCTTTTCAATGTACATCTACGATTTTAAGTTTGATGACCTTTCAACAATTGCGTACAATCATCTGCTGAAGTATACCGACAAATACGAAGTAAAGCCTCAATTCTATGTCATTAATTTTGATGATCCTAGAAAAAGCCATCGCTGCAATCCACTAAATCCGGATTTTATGACCGACATATCAGATGCGTATGAAGCAGCGTATACCATCATGCTGAATTTGAACAGAAGCTGGATACAAAAGCAGGGTGATTTTTTTGTGGAATCGCCTATTATTTTACTGGCAGCAATTATTTGGTTTTTAAAAATCTATGAGGATGGAAAATATTGTACTTTTCCACACGCCATTGAACTGCTGAACAAAAAGTATTCTGATGTTTTTACGATATTAACTTCCTATCCTGACCTTGAAAACTACCTCTCCCCTTTCATGGATGCATGGCAAGGCGGAGCGCAAGATCAATTGCAAGGACAAATCGCTTCCGCTAAAATTCCTCTATCAAGAATGATTTCTCCACAGTTATATTGGGTAATGACCGGGGATGATTTTTCGTTGGATATCAACAATCCTAAAGAACCAAAAATACTGTGTGTTGGAAATAATCCGGATAGACAGAATATCTATTCAGCTGCATTGGGTCTTTATAACTCAAGAATTGTAAAGCTGATTAATAAGAAAGGACAACTGAAAAGTTCCGTAATCATTGATGAGTTGCCCACCATATATTTCAGAGGACTGGATAATTTGATTGCAACAGCGAGAAGCAATAAAGTGGCAGTTTGTCTGGGATTTCAGGATTTTTCACAGCTGACCAGAGATTATGGAGTTAAGGAAAGTAAGGTGATTCAAAATACGGTTGGTAATATTTTTAGCGGTCAGGTAGTGGGAGAAACAGCTAAAAGTCTGTCGGAACGTTTTGGAAAAGTTTTGCAGAAAAGACAAAGCATATCGATCAACAGAAATGATACTTCAACGTCGATCTCAACACAACTGGATACCTTGATTCCTTCGTCGAAAATATCTACTTTAACGCAGGGAGTTTTTGTTGGAGCAGTTTCTGATAATTTTGACGAAAGGATTGATCAGAAAATGTTTCATGCTGAAATTGTAGTCGATAATGAATTGGTGGCGGAAGAAACTAAAAATTATCAGAAAATACCTGAAGTTTTAAGTTTTGTAGATAAGGATGGAAATGATCAAATGAAACAAGTGATTGATGAAAATTATAGAAGAATTAAAACAGATATTTCGACCATTATCAATAATGAGTTGGAAAGAATAAAAAATGATCCGGATTTACAGCATTTGATTCAGTAA
- a CDS encoding helix-turn-helix domain-containing protein: MSRRTVLAFFLLTVGTMLLSQKTVSPSYADIRNKYENLEKEDHNALPYVSSFIEKAKKENNLEKLCLGYKDAVYFSKDTDAKLSYADSTIAAAFKSKKDELISDAYLGKGIIYYFNLRKFQLASNEYVKAHQYAIKTDDEYLQNKIIYHLGVVKSYLGYYNKALQLFNQSIEFNENKLKDEVNANLRYNYCRGYLNSLHQMIICQRNLNQDANADSLLTVGLAATRNKSEFTLERAYFLKCAGIIYYKNNQYNDALYCLKKALPVLNQKNDFTWASVIHYYLGNIYLKNDDEKKGILELKKVDSIYKKHQFILPEATEAYMCLIDYYKKSKNEKEQLYYTNQLLEVNQGIRKDFAYLAAKIYEDVEIAGLVKEKYKLEKSINTQQMTIVLVIIFSVILVLFLIWRYQQREQNLKKRYAELIDRLNGIKKPEEALPVKEQSSVKTKGELPDDLVEMLKMKIQFFEDKNQFLEAGITVVKLATRFKTNPTYLSAFIHEHKGVNFSVYLMQLRINYITHQLNSDKNYPKFTIQALSEMCGIASRNNFTAHFKSINGIGIADFIKMKLKDNEREL; encoded by the coding sequence ATGTCAAGAAGAACAGTACTTGCTTTTTTTCTTTTAACTGTCGGAACGATGCTGCTGTCACAAAAAACTGTCAGTCCGTCCTACGCTGATATAAGAAATAAATATGAAAATCTAGAAAAAGAAGACCATAATGCCCTGCCTTATGTCAGTTCATTTATTGAGAAAGCGAAAAAAGAGAATAACCTAGAAAAACTCTGTTTAGGATACAAAGACGCTGTATATTTCTCTAAGGATACAGATGCTAAGCTTTCTTATGCTGATAGTACAATAGCTGCTGCATTCAAGTCTAAAAAAGATGAATTGATCAGTGATGCTTATTTGGGAAAAGGTATTATTTACTATTTCAATTTGAGAAAATTTCAGTTAGCTTCGAATGAATATGTTAAAGCTCACCAGTATGCGATAAAAACTGATGATGAATATCTTCAAAATAAAATCATTTATCATCTGGGAGTTGTAAAAAGCTATCTTGGTTATTACAACAAGGCACTGCAGCTTTTTAATCAATCCATCGAGTTCAATGAAAATAAATTAAAAGATGAGGTGAATGCGAATTTGCGTTATAATTATTGCAGAGGCTACCTGAACAGTTTGCACCAGATGATTATATGCCAACGGAATCTTAATCAAGATGCTAATGCTGATAGTTTATTGACAGTAGGTTTGGCAGCAACAAGAAATAAATCAGAATTCACTCTTGAGCGTGCCTATTTTCTCAAATGTGCTGGAATTATCTATTATAAGAACAATCAATACAATGATGCACTCTATTGTTTAAAAAAGGCGTTACCTGTTCTCAATCAGAAAAATGATTTTACATGGGCATCGGTGATCCACTATTACCTTGGAAATATTTACCTAAAGAATGATGATGAGAAAAAAGGAATCTTGGAATTAAAGAAAGTGGATTCTATCTACAAGAAACATCAATTCATTTTGCCTGAAGCAACAGAAGCGTATATGTGTCTGATTGACTACTATAAAAAAAGTAAGAATGAAAAAGAGCAGTTGTATTATACCAATCAACTCTTGGAGGTAAACCAAGGGATAAGGAAAGACTTTGCCTACTTGGCTGCAAAGATCTACGAAGACGTTGAAATAGCGGGACTGGTTAAAGAAAAATATAAATTGGAAAAATCGATCAATACACAACAGATGACCATAGTGCTTGTCATCATATTTTCTGTAATCCTTGTGCTTTTCCTGATTTGGAGATACCAGCAACGAGAGCAAAATTTAAAAAAAAGATATGCCGAGCTCATCGATCGACTCAATGGGATAAAGAAACCGGAAGAAGCATTACCCGTAAAGGAGCAATCTTCCGTAAAGACTAAAGGTGAGTTGCCAGATGATTTAGTCGAAATGCTCAAAATGAAGATTCAATTTTTTGAAGATAAAAATCAATTTCTTGAAGCTGGAATAACAGTTGTCAAACTTGCGACACGTTTCAAAACCAATCCCACTTATTTGTCAGCATTTATTCATGAACATAAAGGCGTCAATTTTTCTGTCTATCTTATGCAATTAAGAATTAATTATATCACCCATCAACTGAATTCAGATAAAAATTATCCTAAGTTTACCATCCAAGCGTTGTCTGAAATGTGCGGAATTGCTTCGCGAAATAATTTTACAGCCCATTTTAAATCAATCAATGGGATAGGAATTGCTGACTTTATAAAGATGAAACTCAAAGATAATGAACGGGAGCTTTAG
- a CDS encoding RteC domain-containing protein, whose protein sequence is MVNKTIFRKAQHLYARLTDDLELIEFEHSDLVRISELSLWKIDESIINLKALIIPHEFESAADEIHFFKEIKPLFISQFIFHSQIIQILTYQPAAGEKAQRSYFAKEIDKLTIYYQDHAEFYSYHRREATYLDHKYFVRKRYDLKMNLPSGLYDYDENFTTSHDHHISQIKANQKLDEFLKLQIEKIQNKDTVNSLNSPLVWSESKVALVEVVYGLYKLNCFNGGNIELSEVIKFVEKSLDINLGNYHKTIFEIRNRKTGSTKFLQMVNDNLNQHFRNTEGE, encoded by the coding sequence ATGGTTAACAAAACAATTTTTAGAAAAGCACAACATTTGTATGCGCGTCTAACGGATGATCTGGAGCTGATTGAATTTGAACACAGTGATTTGGTCAGGATTTCAGAATTAAGTTTATGGAAGATTGACGAATCAATCATTAATTTAAAAGCTCTGATCATTCCGCATGAATTTGAATCGGCTGCAGACGAAATACATTTTTTTAAAGAAATCAAACCTTTATTCATTTCACAATTTATTTTTCATTCACAAATTATTCAAATTCTTACCTATCAACCTGCTGCCGGAGAAAAGGCACAACGTAGCTACTTTGCGAAAGAAATTGATAAGCTTACCATATACTATCAGGATCATGCAGAATTTTACAGCTACCACCGACGTGAAGCCACCTATTTAGATCATAAATATTTTGTCAGAAAAAGATATGATTTAAAAATGAATCTTCCGTCAGGACTCTATGATTATGATGAAAATTTTACAACTTCACATGATCATCATATTTCTCAGATCAAAGCCAATCAAAAACTGGATGAATTTCTAAAATTGCAAATTGAAAAGATTCAAAATAAAGATACAGTCAATTCTTTAAATTCCCCACTCGTGTGGTCCGAATCTAAAGTAGCACTTGTAGAAGTAGTGTATGGTCTTTATAAATTAAACTGTTTTAACGGTGGAAATATAGAGCTGAGCGAGGTAATCAAGTTTGTGGAAAAATCATTGGATATCAACTTGGGTAATTACCATAAAACCATTTTTGAAATTAGAAATCGGAAAACAGGATCCACGAAATTTCTCCAGATGGTCAATGATAATCTCAATCAACATTTTCGTAATACTGAAGGGGAGTAG
- the mobB gene encoding conjugal transfer protein MobB: protein MVAKIGRSSNLYGALAYNNKKVEREKGKILMTNNMIETTDGRYTVSQLAHSFDSYLAANRNTEKYSLHISLNPDPKDKVSDENFIDLAQDYMQKLGYGDQPYVVFKHLDIDRTHIHIVSVVIDEMGKKISDRFEKRKSMEICRELEKKYELVPAAMKRDQKYELLFRPVDYKAGDVKKQIASVIRHLPKYYQFRSLAEYNALISLFNITSEKVDGELQGKLQSGLLYFPLNEEGKIVGNHFKASLFGKDAGLSALEEHFLKCRESLKDDILKSHLKEVIANIMQSTFNENDFKSNLIRQGINTVIRRNSSGIMYGITFIDHRSKTVWNGSSLGKEFSSNSLSERWKNENLPENKKLSKEKNETLTTKKSSASLSEKPHLLFDFLETHQKGIPSEDGFIESVGGLFSFNSEGDHEEQEFAHRMRKRRNRKR, encoded by the coding sequence ATGGTTGCAAAAATTGGGAGAAGCAGTAATCTATATGGAGCTTTAGCCTACAATAATAAGAAAGTTGAGCGTGAGAAAGGAAAAATTTTGATGACCAATAATATGATTGAAACGACTGATGGCAGGTATACAGTATCGCAATTAGCACATTCATTTGATTCTTATTTGGCTGCAAATCGAAATACAGAAAAGTACAGTTTGCATATCTCATTAAATCCTGATCCGAAAGATAAGGTCAGCGATGAGAATTTTATTGACCTCGCCCAGGATTATATGCAAAAACTTGGATATGGTGATCAGCCGTATGTTGTCTTTAAACATTTGGATATTGACCGTACACACATACATATTGTTTCAGTAGTTATTGATGAGATGGGAAAAAAGATTTCAGATCGGTTTGAGAAAAGAAAATCAATGGAGATATGCAGAGAGTTGGAAAAGAAATACGAATTAGTACCTGCTGCGATGAAGAGAGATCAAAAATACGAGTTGCTTTTTCGTCCTGTTGATTACAAAGCTGGTGATGTTAAAAAGCAGATAGCTTCTGTAATCCGTCATCTTCCGAAATACTACCAGTTTAGGAGTTTGGCAGAATACAATGCTTTGATTTCTCTTTTTAATATTACATCGGAAAAAGTAGATGGTGAGCTACAAGGTAAATTACAAAGTGGCCTACTTTATTTTCCACTGAATGAAGAAGGTAAAATAGTAGGAAATCATTTTAAGGCATCTTTGTTTGGTAAAGATGCCGGCCTTTCTGCTTTAGAAGAACATTTTCTAAAATGTCGTGAATCTCTAAAAGATGACATCTTAAAATCTCATCTAAAAGAAGTTATTGCGAACATTATGCAATCTACTTTCAATGAAAATGATTTTAAAAGCAATTTAATCAGACAGGGAATTAATACGGTCATCCGAAGAAACAGTAGCGGTATCATGTACGGAATTACTTTTATTGACCATCGTTCAAAAACCGTTTGGAATGGCTCAAGTCTGGGGAAAGAATTTTCTTCCAATTCTTTAAGTGAAAGATGGAAAAATGAAAATCTACCAGAAAATAAAAAATTAAGCAAAGAAAAAAATGAAACCCTGACTACAAAAAAGTCGTCAGCTTCACTGTCAGAAAAACCACATCTTCTTTTCGATTTTTTAGAAACCCATCAGAAAGGCATACCATCTGAAGACGGCTTCATTGAATCAGTTGGGGGATTATTTTCATTTAATAGTGAAGGTGATCATGAAGAACAGGAATTTGCGCATCGAATGAGAAAAAGACGGAACAGAAAACGCTGA
- a CDS encoding DUF3408 domain-containing protein encodes MDQDKKNKEFEERDVDEDYLMDIISGEELPSNKIQPQHMLKEGKAKEKSRNNSSKKLGYEETFLINRFPSGRNGRVVYIRPEYHERLLRIVQLNLEDKTTLYSYIDNILEHHFSEFGSDITTYFNEHFKPIL; translated from the coding sequence ATGGATCAAGATAAAAAAAATAAAGAGTTTGAGGAACGAGATGTGGACGAGGATTATCTGATGGATATTATAAGCGGTGAGGAACTACCATCTAATAAAATTCAACCGCAACATATGCTTAAAGAAGGAAAAGCCAAAGAAAAATCACGAAACAATTCTTCAAAGAAATTAGGTTATGAAGAGACTTTTTTAATCAACCGGTTCCCTTCCGGCCGCAACGGTAGGGTCGTTTACATACGACCGGAATATCACGAAAGACTGCTTCGGATTGTCCAGTTGAATTTAGAAGACAAAACAACATTATACTCATACATTGACAATATTTTGGAACATCATTTCAGTGAATTTGGCAGTGATATTACTACATATTTTAACGAACATTTTAAACCCATATTATGA
- a CDS encoding PDDEXK nuclease domain-containing protein, which produces MIPTQATYNELLDNIGSTIETARQNAVKAINSELVKANWEIGRHIVEFEQLGQERAEYGSGLLASLAKDLKHRFGKGFGRRNILDMRRFYLAYQKWQAVPAKLSWTHIVTLLGVSDDNARKFYEKQSVLENWGYRELDRQINSALFERLALSKDKKGVLQLSEQGHVITDSSEVIKDPYVLDFLKLPQSHQVTEKALEQKIIDNLQLFLLELGKGFAFVGRQYKISLRHRHFYIDLVFYHRILKCFVLIDLKIKQVEHNDIGQMNLYLNYFKAEENMEDDNEPIGIILSAEKDEVLVEYATGGISNKIFVSKYQLYLPDKKELQKKVQAILEKEN; this is translated from the coding sequence ATGATACCAACACAGGCTACCTACAATGAACTTCTGGACAATATTGGTTCTACTATTGAAACCGCAAGGCAAAATGCCGTAAAAGCTATCAATAGTGAGCTTGTCAAAGCAAATTGGGAAATTGGCAGGCACATCGTAGAATTTGAGCAGCTTGGTCAAGAACGTGCAGAGTATGGAAGTGGCTTGTTAGCGAGCCTTGCCAAGGATCTGAAACATCGTTTTGGAAAAGGATTTGGCAGGCGGAACATCCTTGATATGCGTAGATTTTATTTAGCCTATCAAAAATGGCAGGCAGTGCCTGCCAAATTGAGCTGGACTCATATTGTCACTCTATTAGGTGTGTCAGATGATAACGCAAGAAAGTTTTACGAAAAGCAGAGCGTATTAGAAAACTGGGGGTATAGAGAACTTGACCGACAAATTAATTCGGCGTTATTTGAACGATTGGCATTAAGCAAAGATAAAAAAGGCGTTTTGCAATTATCTGAACAAGGTCATGTCATCACCGATTCTTCAGAAGTGATTAAGGATCCCTATGTGTTAGATTTTCTTAAACTTCCCCAGAGCCATCAGGTAACAGAAAAGGCATTAGAACAAAAAATCATTGACAACCTTCAATTGTTTCTTCTTGAATTGGGAAAAGGTTTTGCTTTTGTTGGAAGACAATATAAAATATCACTTCGACACAGACATTTTTATATTGATTTGGTTTTCTACCACCGTATATTAAAGTGTTTTGTTTTAATCGACCTAAAAATAAAACAGGTCGAGCATAATGATATAGGGCAAATGAATCTCTATCTGAACTATTTTAAAGCTGAAGAAAATATGGAAGATGATAATGAACCCATAGGAATCATCCTTTCCGCGGAGAAAGATGAAGTATTGGTCGAATATGCTACCGGAGGAATTTCCAACAAAATATTTGTTTCAAAATATCAATTATATCTACCTGACAAAAAAGAGCTTCAAAAGAAAGTGCAGGCTATATTAGAAAAGGAAAACTAG
- the mobA gene encoding conjugal transfer protein MobA — translation MNDQNYKYRNKGGRKPKINPSTHRHVFRLTDEENDRLMMLFEESGLSNKAKFIVSMLFSKEIKTVKIDKGAVDFYMRLTSFYSQFRAVGVNYNQVVKLLHTQFSDRKAAAFLYKLEKQTVELAVLCKKIIEITEEFNRNNLKK, via the coding sequence ATGAACGATCAAAATTATAAGTACAGAAATAAAGGTGGTAGAAAACCAAAGATAAATCCAAGCACCCATCGTCACGTTTTTAGGCTGACGGATGAGGAAAATGATCGGCTGATGATGCTTTTTGAAGAGTCAGGACTTTCTAATAAAGCAAAATTCATAGTCTCTATGCTGTTTTCTAAAGAAATTAAAACGGTGAAAATTGATAAGGGAGCGGTAGATTTTTACATGAGATTGACCTCTTTTTATTCTCAGTTTCGTGCAGTTGGAGTCAATTATAATCAGGTAGTAAAGTTATTACATACCCAGTTTTCTGATCGGAAAGCCGCTGCTTTTTTATACAAATTGGAAAAGCAAACTGTTGAGTTAGCAGTTTTGTGTAAAAAAATCATTGAGATTACGGAAGAATTTAATAGAAATAATCTAAAAAAGTAA
- a CDS encoding conjugal transfer protein TraD produces MEILIVLCLLTVIALLLQDKIVIRKKSDEKISTSKSNPNVPEIIGLPKQGTNLFVQNRSAENFQNISVIPKDTDIEIDENKEFDIQTPSEKLDEIFSTQPDLEEEEEEWKKYGVIVEDDALALGATFDDLCTTGRILHKEVLQPFEKEMVINDLLKIQGTVLLEILQNSIEQGAVKIAELLDSSLSSSNTVIINSDNQKYGLDDFDIEKFV; encoded by the coding sequence ATGGAAATATTAATAGTACTATGTCTTTTGACTGTCATTGCTCTGCTTTTGCAGGATAAAATAGTGATCAGAAAAAAATCAGATGAAAAAATTTCAACGAGTAAAAGCAATCCTAATGTACCTGAAATAATAGGTCTGCCTAAACAAGGTACGAATCTTTTTGTGCAAAACCGTAGTGCTGAAAATTTTCAGAATATATCTGTGATACCGAAGGATACAGATATTGAAATTGATGAAAATAAAGAGTTTGATATTCAAACTCCATCTGAAAAACTTGACGAGATTTTCAGCACGCAACCTGATTTAGAAGAGGAGGAAGAGGAGTGGAAAAAGTATGGTGTTATTGTGGAGGATGATGCGCTTGCCCTGGGTGCGACCTTTGACGACCTCTGTACTACAGGACGTATTCTACATAAGGAAGTGTTGCAACCATTTGAAAAAGAAATGGTTATTAATGATCTGCTAAAAATACAGGGGACTGTTTTATTAGAGATTTTACAAAATTCTATTGAACAAGGGGCAGTAAAAATAGCTGAACTACTAGACTCTAGTCTTTCATCTTCGAATACTGTTATCATCAATTCAGATAACCAAAAATATGGTTTAGATGATTTTGACATAGAGAAGTTTGTATAG
- a CDS encoding ParA family protein translates to METTKKTLKISFSTQKGGVGKSTITCLLASVLHYRLGYNVVIMDCDYPQHSLTNMRERDKKTIMQNEYHKKTAMKQFQTINKKAYPIIKCKSENALEKASEYVDDSSVVPDVIFFDLPGTANTRGVLTTLKSMDFIFSPITADRLVVESALGFAKAFLQLPITQDENTLQSLHLFWNQVDGREKTGLYNAYQNVIEELQLKIMETKIMDSKRFRKEADDTGSYIFKSSLLAADFQLLKATKMDLFIEEFLRITQL, encoded by the coding sequence ATGGAAACTACAAAAAAAACATTAAAAATAAGTTTTTCCACCCAAAAAGGAGGCGTTGGGAAATCAACTATAACATGTTTACTGGCAAGTGTGCTTCATTACCGATTAGGATATAATGTTGTCATTATGGACTGTGATTATCCACAGCACAGTTTAACCAACATGAGGGAGCGGGACAAGAAAACCATTATGCAGAACGAATACCATAAAAAAACAGCAATGAAGCAATTTCAAACAATTAATAAAAAGGCATATCCAATTATTAAATGCAAGTCTGAAAATGCTTTAGAGAAAGCATCCGAATACGTTGATGATTCGTCAGTAGTACCGGATGTTATATTTTTTGATCTACCGGGAACTGCCAATACAAGGGGAGTACTGACTACATTGAAATCAATGGATTTTATTTTCTCACCAATTACAGCTGACCGTTTGGTTGTAGAAAGCGCATTAGGATTTGCCAAAGCGTTTCTTCAATTGCCAATTACTCAAGATGAAAACACGCTTCAATCTTTACATCTATTTTGGAATCAGGTAGATGGTAGGGAAAAAACGGGATTGTATAATGCCTATCAAAATGTTATTGAAGAGCTGCAACTAAAAATAATGGAGACTAAAATTATGGACAGCAAGCGTTTCAGAAAGGAGGCAGATGATACCGGAAGTTATATTTTCAAATCCAGTCTGCTGGCTGCTGATTTTCAGCTATTAAAAGCTACCAAAATGGATCTGTTTATTGAAGAATTTCTACGTATTACTCAATTGTAA